The Artemia franciscana chromosome 2, ASM3288406v1, whole genome shotgun sequence genome segment TTTGAGGAAATTATGCCACTGTTGTATAGCAGTCGGTATGAATTCTTTTGGGTGGATCATTTGCATGTCTCTCattatttttagcttaaaaaaaagattaaataattcGTTGGcttacactgcctttccattaataaataaattataatatagaAATATGTAACAACAAGGGAAACGTGCTATCAAGATGGTTCAAAATAGAATAAGAAAACCTGACCGTTGTGTTTCATATCTGGAGACATTGATCAGCCAAAAGAAATAGAcagaaaaagctaaaataaccaaccaaaatatataagaaaacagCAAAAcgtaaaactatgaaaaaaaaagatccgaAAAACtcccatctaaaaatttttacagTTGTTTACAGGAGCGGATTGAGGGGGACCCGGGGAAGGCTTACCCTCCCTCTCCCAATGTTTTTCTGGCActcttattcctttttttctttatatactcttttcaaaataaacttgtcaattgtTGGTGCCCTTGTcaaatcccccccaaaaaaattctctaGATCCGCCTTAGTGTTAACAAGAATCCCTGAATGCTTATCTTAATGATACAATGATGTACACTATTGTAGctcaaaattccaaaataatacGTAAGTCAGACTCAATAAGAAAAATTGCATATGTTTGAGAGAGATAAAGTAGGATTAGAATTTTGTATCAGGGAAAAATTTCCTTGTGTTGGACCTGTGTAGTTTAGCTCCTCTAGTTCATTCACGGAGAGTCTTTTTTAGTTGATTCATGTATGGCTGTGTTGGCGTACTATGTCGTTAAAGGAATGTTCTCCACTTTTGGCAGAAACTTTAATATGTGTTTTggttgtttctttttagtttttcgttcTTGGGTTTTTGTTTCTTGTATGTTTCAGTTGTTTAAactactttttatggcacttggtattaaccaagtgacatatagcaatcgcaaattctgtcggtcccgactttgctactttaggcacttctaggtaagctaggacgatgaaatttggcagtttcatcagggatcggaccagattaaattataaatagtcgcgatttgaccatctcggggggagtggggggccggttaattcggaaaaaattgaaaaaatgaagtatttttaacttacggacggttgatcagatcttaatgaaatttgatgtttgtaaggatatcgtgtctcagagctcttattttaaatcccgaccggatctggtgacattggggggagttgggaggggaaaacctaaaatcttggaaaacacttggagtagggggatggggatgaaacttggtgggaaaaataggcacaagtcctagatacatgattgaaataaccggaacggatccgctctctttggggtagttggggggggggggggataattcttaaaaattagaaaaaatgaggtgtttttaacttacaaacaggtgatcaaatctcaatgaaatttagaaggatattgtgtctcaaagctcttattttaaatcccgaccgggtttggtgacattggggagagtttgggggggggggtgaacttaaatcatggaaaacgcttagagtggagggatcgggatgaaacttggtgggaaaaataagcagaagtcttagatacgtgattgacataattggaatggatccgctcttttttggggaattggaggggggagggttaattctgaaaaatgagaaaaaatgacgtatttttatcttacgaaagagtgatcggatcttcatgaaacttcctatttagaaggacatcgtgacttagatctcttattttaaatctcaaccggatccagcgttaTTGGGGagcagttgggggagggggatcggaaatcttagaaaatacttaaagcggagagatgagaatgaaactggatgggaagaataaaaacaagtctaagaaacgtgactgacataaccggactggatccgctctctttggtggagttggggggaggggtaattcggaaaaatgaggtatttgtaacttacgaacgggtgatcagatcttaatgaaatttgatatttataaggatattttgtctcaaagctcttattttaaatcctgaccggatttggtgacatcagggggagttggggggggaacctaaaatcatggaaaacgcttagagtggagagatcgggatgaaacttgatgggaggaATAAGctcaagttctagatacgtgattgacattattggaacggatccgatctctttggaggagctgaggggtgttaatttggaaaaattagaaaaattgaggtatttttaacttaagaacgggtgaccggatcttaatgaaatttgatatttagaagaaattcatgtcttagagctcttatttcaaaacctacattgaggggagttggagggggaaatcagaaatcttggaaagtgcttagagtggaggaattgggatcaAGCTTGGTGGATTGAATGAgcaaatttcgtagatacgtgattgacgtaactgtactggactctctctctttgggggagttggggggaggggttcagtgctttggcgagtttggtgcttctggacgtgctaggacgatgaaaagtggtaggcgtgtcagggacctgcacaaattgacttgataaagttgttttcccagattcgatcaactggggggctaaaggaagaggaaaaattagaaaaaatgaggtatttataacttacgagtgggtgatcggatcttaatgaattttgatatttagaagggcatcATGaatcagagcttttattttaaatcccgaccggcattaagcctctgattgtccttttaaatcaatatattgattcttagaattctgttagagctcataccatatgagctcttagctcttagctcttctggcctcgtcacaagcgccatatgagctcttagctcttgttttcttttataaaggTAACCAGATGTGAAACGGAAATATTCAGGCtttcttattttattagttCGCTACCTTAATTAGAAGTTTCGCCCGCTGTTAcagatttatatttttattctatttaaatagaaaaaaaactaattcaagCTGAGTCAATCAAAACGCATTGAGGGGTTAGAATTTCCTATAGGGAGAAAAATATACTTGCGTTTTACCTGTGCATTTTAGGTGTTTCAATTCTTTTACAGCGAAGGTATTTTCGCTTGATTCATCTTCAGCTGTGTTGGCACGCTATCTCAAGTTATTAAAGGAGCGTTTAGCCCctctggcaatttttttttagttttttaatgtgtattttagctggttttatattttttttttcttgtatgcTTCGATTCTTTAATCTCGTTTTTTCTTCCGATAAGGGTTTACGATGCGAAACTTAAACGTTCAGGCTTTGTTATCTTATTTAGTTCGCTGCTTCGCTTGTTGTTACAGATTTTGTATGTTcgttctatttttgaaaaaaaaaaacgttcattaTTTGCGGGATTATACATTTGCTCTGCATTGAAGCATTGTAGTCTCTCATTATGACTTGCGGTCATTTCAAGATGATTTTGTagggttttcaaaaataatattatttacaaaatgaaaaagccAGTGAAAGTTCGTAGGTTGCCTTAAAGCCATGATTGTAATAGTTAGAATTTTTTGCTTAAACCATTAGCCAGAAACACTTTCCACTAGCGCATCGAactcattttcaaatttcagtaaATCTTTGTCTGGCAGCTCTCTGTTGGTCGCAAATATCATAtataaagcttagaaaaaacctgttttagaAAGCAATTGTTTTTCTCGGTACAATTCCTGTTTATATTGACACCATTTGTGCAATTATCTGGAAGTGTTGTTGAGTTACGTTGCTTGATCCTTTGTCTCTTTTGGTAGGATTTGTGTACTATATGATCTGAAccgtttttaactttttgtgaTTTAGCTAGTCCTTTCTTCTAGAGCTTCTAGACCTGTTAGCATGACTAATTATGCTGAGAAACtaagttgacttttttcagaCTTTATGGTGATTGTAACAGaatttttaatgtaagtttgCTTGGGGAGTTCGCTGTGGTGCTGGGAAAAATTTGTTAATGAACCCTTTttctttgagacggtcagctGACTCTGAccttaaatcattattttaaggTATCGAATCCCTTTGTTGTTAATGTTCACAAATCCACTGCTATGTTAATTTTCCTATGTTATAATCTAggctaatgtttttatttgatcgGGACAACCTCTTAGATCACTACGTCCCAGCCTATGCACTGTGATCATCAACCGTTCTAATCTATCCGGTTAAACAATAAAAACCCTCGGCTccagaaataataaaaacaattttaataagTAAAGAATGTTCATGCCAAAATAAAAAGTGCAATGTAAAgtgaaaagaatattttcattgCTCAAAGTTTCTGCTTAATAAAAGTTTGTATGCTAAATCCAAAAATTATATCTTAAGTTCTGCTTTTTGACTGGATTATTCCTATCACCCGTAGATCTTACAAAAAGGGTTACTGTGGGGTTTCTAGTGTTTCAGCTAAAATAAAACCCGCAAAACTGTGAGCTAGCAGCAACCTTATTATTCTTTTGGCCCAGGCTTTAGAATCtgcattacaaaaaaaaggattggATTCGTTGGccttagtggggggggggggacacccAGTTCTTTTTGGAAAGAATAAAATTCCAAAACTTTGATTGCGCAAAAATGACGCGCAGTGAAAATTTTCGTCTGTTTTAGCCTTGTGATATCAGTGATACCGCCTTGAATTAATGATGCCGTACAACGTCCTTATGTTGGACGCACGAAGTCGTTTTTCGACTGATATTATTGGATTATAATCGAAAAACATCCTTATGgtccttgttttattttttgacgaTATAACCTGTTGACAAACCAAACTGTATGAGCTTGTGAAACTTCGGAGAAAATTTGAGAAGAGGGTGTCTCGCAAGTTTTTATATTTGCGTTTAGGTATATTCAAATACCCGTCGGGTGGtagaaacacaaaaatattcATTGTTTGTGTTTGAGAATAGAGAGTGGGCTCAAACACAATTTAGTATAGATTTTGTCAAATTGTATTctgaaacaaattattttaaccATCggataaatttcaaatttattttggttttaaatctaatttttgaagaatattgCTGTGAGCTTATACAGTTAGGTAAATTGAGCGCTTTGACACTaagattgaaaagaaaaatcaatttgacCTTGAAGGGGCCAATTGATATATCGAATAAAGATCTTTTTGCTTGGATTTGTTAATTAGCACAGTCTTGGAAATGTAGAAATAAGCTTCTCTGAACTACAAACGCTGACTGTCGAGAATTagccaaacaaaattaattttatgtatAAAGGATACAGATTGTATCAAAGAGAATGCTGCTTATGgtttaaaaaaactacaaaaggtTAATCTTGCAAACAAGAAACAATCCATTCACTTTTATTGGAATATTCGTTTTTGAGTTTGTCGGCTTTGTTTTCTTCTCAAGAACGCCGGCTTAATTACGTCTTTCTTAGAAGAATTTtagaatttcttcaaagaagaaatttatgACGGACAAAATTAGCAACATTAAGGCGAATGGATTAAAGAATTGAGAATATAGGACTTATTAAGTGTCGCATTTTGAAGTAGGGCTTCCGCAATACCCTAATTTTTCCGGAAGAAAATTGGGTTCCCCGAAAATTGTCGTTAACAGAAATTAACTATTTATATTTCGTGTTAGCTATTTTGTATTTACGAACTTTAATTTGCGGTGATCTTTCAGAGAAGtcaatatttttgggaaattgGGGAAACCCTATTGGAGATATAGAAGCACTGCTTTTAACCTTAGATAAATTTCAGTCAAAAATTTctctgtatatttatatatgtatctCAGTCCATGCTGCTTTCAAATATGTGCTATCTAAAGACgagtgttttcttttcttagattttaggCTATAATTGTCTTATGCAAGTgcgaaaaaatatttgtttttgtttaagtgTAATTACATGTTTTCTTCAAAGACCAAAACGTTGGAATTTCAGTTGAATTGTCGTTCAGAAGACAAATTATAtctttattgagttttttttttagttgaatctGCTAGTGTAATCAGTGAATCTAGTTCCCTTAATCTATgcataaaaatacttcaatacTCACGTGACCATTCGGTAAAAATCTGCAAATACTCTCCAAAAAAGGAGGAGGGGCAATGATTCACGGAAAGGTTCTACTTGAATATGGTTGGATCCAAACCCttaaaaagcttatattttttttgtattgttttttgttttttgtatattttgtaatTCAGGTTCTGGTCCTAGTCCTGTTCACCTCCCTTCTTTTGTTAGTTAATCAAGGATCATATGTTGCCAAAACAatcctttttatatttcttaacgAGGTTGAATATGACGTTATTTTCCAATTATTTGCATCTTTGGAAATTAAGCAGCGAACTTGGAGTTGTATGCGGTTGGCATAAGCAGCATTTTACTTGTAttaaacttcttttaaaaatgcaatcatatttttctttattgcaTACACAGTTCACACAAATACTGCttaaattgattttgttgtattttcctTGCAGTTGTTTTCCTTTTAGAATTAAAATGGCTCTTATCGTTGTACATTTTGTTGTGTTTCTAAAGTAACTTTTACCACCGACATCAAATAGctgatcagaattttttttttaggagtttgaaacttttgaaaccTTTCTTGATGAcgtttttttattctgatattTCAAATGCGTTCATAATTTTTCCCCCACTCACAGGTGGCCACAACATGCAAATTTCAGAACATATTAACCCTAGAATACCAGCTTCTATTGCAGCTCCTTATTTATAATAACTGTTGCGCCACGTCTTACCTTGTGGTCACTATTTTCATAACTGTCTCCGTTACATGCTACGTCCAAACTAAGAGTAgcgaattgaaaaattaaatattatgtaTGTAGTACGTTACGAAAATGAGACAGCCGAAAAATAATTGGCAAAAACACAAGATCTAAATTGTAGGTATGGAACGGGGGTCAAGGATGTGactataagctcagccagagtcgacccagctctaaatgggtacctggacaAATCTAGGGGAAAAGCACAAGAAATTCCTGATGAatcccaaccacgcattgcactctCGGCCGAAGGAAGAAAATCAAGAGATCGGTACCTACGCCAcacagaccattggtcagcatgcgaagaagttttaatagtttttttttagccaaaagaCATGGCAGATTCAAATTTACCCTTGACTAGCGTTAAGAACTGTGTTATCACAAGGTTTATAAATGCTAATTTCGTGTGGAAATTAGTTGTAATTGgtcatcaatttttttccattgtgAGCTAGTATTTTCTTAGGGGAACGCTGTGATTGGGCAATTCATAGAGAAGATGAATTCATCCCCTAAAACTAGCAACCAAGAAAATCACAAAAAGATACCTTGTGAGTTTTCATTGTATCAATCATAAGGTGGGGTatatccaaaaatatttgattttcgtATATACTTAGCTAAATCCTCGACCTTTCGAGTCCTCGTTCTCAGTTAGTAAATGCAGTGGTTTTTCCAGCTCAATTTCTAAATTGGGTTAaaagattaataaaataaatgaagcaGTTGGATTGAGGAAAATTGACGATTATATTGACAAAATATCTGACACAAAACGTCTTGATGACGTTTAGTAGTCATAGCAGTTTGGTCAGCAGCGTTGAAAACGCAATACAATTGTACCGTTTCTGGTACAATTTAGAGGTTCTGGTACAAAGtggtatatatatgtatagactAGGTAGAATACCAGATTCTTAGCAACTCGTCAGGTTTAAGCTCCTTAGCAATGTCAGCCTCGCAGCAGATCACCGTGAGATGATCTTAACGATGActgaccattttttttagaattctgcCATGACCAATACCCAATTTAGAGGAGGTTAATTACTTGTTTTCTGACATGTCACTGCCGAATGCTGTCAATGCtttccttgaaaaattttcaaggaaagggttcaatcccagttgtgaccagttatttagtttgttaCGAGAGTCAGCGGTGTGACTAAGCTccgccagagtcgacccagctctaaatgggtatctggagaaatctggggaaggtaagcaggaagggtgtgtgaaaacacaggatggttggcctcCAGCCCCCcactgcacttcctggctgaagggccatgaaacggagatcagcaccgccggtttggaccttaagtgtctagtgccgtcttacttacttacttacttacttagtaATGTACCCGGCTGGTTAGCCCTGTTGCCAATGCTTTAAAATAAGCTATATCAGTGTTCCGACCAAAACTGTACTGCAAGAGGTTAATTTGTACCATGTGAACAGCAGATCAAAAATTTGGGCTCACAAGAAGAAAATTTCGATAAatcaaaactatatatatatatatatatatatatatatatatatatatatatatatatatatatatatatatatatatatatatatatatatatatatagcatgtATAACGCATTGTTACACTTTTAATCTATTACCATATTCCGTGCGCCGAGAGTAAAACCGTTTGCTAACCAAAGAATAATATAAGCTATAAAATAGTGGTCCCTAGGAGTGGATTTGGTTCAGTTAAATAAGGAAAACCTGCGATTAACGAACGGTACAAATAGTTAAACTCTCCAATTTTTTCTCAGACAAATCCAAGAGTTTATTATCCAGTACCGTTGAAGCCTCAAAATTGTCTACCCTTGCTAAGTGACAACATAGTTGTGTAAATGTTTCTTGTGGTAAAATAACACAAGAAGTAATCCTTCTCCATGGTATAGGGTATGAAATACCAGGCCCCACATTAATTATATTTGGAATAACAGCCGTCAGTAAGATTGACCAAGGAGCTGGTAAAATTCAAGGACCCCTTCCCCTCTCCCAATTCATTTTGCTTGTGATGCCCTTGATCAACTGATAGTCTGATGCGTATTGTAAAGGATTGGAAACAGCCTGCAAACTGCTATTGCTTAACAACTCAAATCCAAAACGGTCGATATTTTATCAAAGGCTTATCTCAATATACTATGCTGATGTCGCTTGCCAGCATTCATTCCGCTAGTGCGCGCCGGTGAATGCTATTTCATATGTAGGATAGTTGTTAGCTGTTTTGTGctgtttgaatttatttcagTAATACGGTGACCATGCCAGTCGGTCTGATTAATGGATTTATGATCTGATTATTAGCCAATCTAGGGGagattattgaataattttatgatGTCTCAGGAAGTCATAGTTTGATCAGAAACACACTGAGCTTATAACGAAGATTCTTAGCCTGGAAAAGGGGATTGAGGCTTTGCAAAATAAGAATTTGGAGCTTAAAGAAGAACATACGGTTCTCAAAGCCGAAGTAATAAATAACTCAGAAAATGCTGCTCGTGAGTTTCTCCCTGAAAGTAGAGTCAGTAAGGCGCATTCAATGCCCTTTGGGAAGTGCTAtcgtttgaataaaaataaacctccGGGTTCTAATACTAGGGCAATATCCATGACTACAGCAATGGTTGAACCGGTTTTCGTGACTGGCTAATTTAGCAGATAAAGACGCTATTATGAAAAATTGCGGTAAACTGAAAGGATCTGGGAAAAGCATCACTTCTGATCTCCCGCGTGAATTGGCACACCGTAGGAAAGAAATGCTATCTTTCGGCTACAATCTGCGTACGTCATCTGATACTTCAACAAAAGTTGCTGAAACCCGAGTAATGACGAAACGGATTAGTGTAAGGATAGAAGCGAAAAAGTCTTCTAAGAGTAAGACTTGTTTGCGAATTGAGGACTCGTGTTTCGATCCCTTTAAACTATCTAGTTATACAGTCTCTGTGGTTCTCTCCTCCGGTGTGTTAGTCGCAGGTGATGGTTAAATTAGTGTGATTCgttcattttttagttatttggtTGATGTttgttagtgtttttttttcttaagttataATAAATGGATTTTTTCTCCTGGATTGtgagatttagttttttttttgtttttcagtagtAAGTATGTGTCGGATTTAGATCTGAGTATCCAAACGAGATGGCAGTTTCTCTCTGCCTCAGCTTAATGTTCAGGGTCTTTGTTCTTCGTTTGATGAGTTGAAAAAATAGTGCTTAGTGGCCACCCTGATTTTACTGGTCTTTGTGAGACTTTCCTTGATTTGACAAACGAATCCCTATTGGATCTCCCTAGGTACAATATAGAATATTTGAATCGAATTAGGATGGCTAAGGGTGGCCTTGCTTGGGAATATCTTTCGTACTCTGTTAGACCTGAActgtcaagaaatgaagaaggaatatttgaatccatatttattgagattaaaacccaAGCTAAAAATTTGATTGCTGGTAATGTATACCGGTCTCCTAGTGGGTCTGTTCCCTCTTTCTTTCAGATTCTTGATGAGGTTTTGGAAATAATCCAACTACATTCATGTGAGCTTGTCATTATGGGTGACTTCAACCTTAATTAGTGTGACCGGAAGTCATCCTCGTCCTTGGATTTTTCTTTCATCAATGCTCACTTGTGAAAGATTACCTTCTGCATGCATTCCAACTCGCATATCAAATACTACAgcttctttgcttgataatattttttcattgttgacGTTGGTGTAAAATTCTGTACTGACAAGTGAtatctcagaccattttcctgCTTTTTCCATGCATGATTTTTCTGATCTGTTGCCTAGGAGGAGCCAAGGAgctggtttttcctctttaaaatttaatgctcAGGGTTTGCATCTTCTTAGGTCACAGTTGGTGGGTCGTTCGTggattatttctgaaaatgaatctgatatagattctttgtttaatttgttttatgattttttgaaaGAAGTTACCTTGAATACATGTATGCACTCAGTCGAATCCGGCATCGAAAAGAACATTCCGtttgaatccttggatgacTCCTCGACTCCTTAAAAGTTCGAGGaacaaaaataatcttttgaaGGCCTACATGTCTTCTAAACCATCTTCGCATGATTCTCGGCTTCAACATTTCAAAGTttatagaagagtttacaattcACTTTGCCGAAAGGCTAAATAGTAActttattatagaaaattatCTACTTGCGGTAAAGACATTgcaagtaatcaattctgttatcaggccGTCTATTACGCCTCCTTCTGTCCTTTCAAGCGTTGTGATGGACGGcaaaaatgtagagggtgagctatTAGTTCAAGTtgcgtttacttcctattttgctaatatcggcaaaactacagcctcttctataagtccttcttcttctctacctgattttaggtcttaaCGTGGACTGGCTTGTCCTAAATCAATAGTATTGAAAcctgtctctgaagctgaaatagccTGAATTGTCAATAGTTTGAGGGGCTCTTCATCTtctggcccagaccgtattccgactaaggttgtAAAGTGCATTCTTCCTGTCATAGTGTCtgccctcacgagacttgtcaatctttcttttgaaaatggtgtcgtTCCAAGTGCTTTAAACCGTGCTCATGTTATTATTCCTTTTAAAGGTAGATCAAAgaatgatcctgcaaattatcgtcccatgcctcttttattagtgtttagtaaaattttctcGACTTGATttgttgattttcttaattctaaactcttttttcatgattttcagtctGTTTTTAGGGCGAAATACTGGACTGAGCCTTTTCAACAAATTGTCGATATTCAGCTCTTAactctggtttgatacctgctgctcttCTTCTCGATGTTCGAAAAGCAtttgactcattaacacacatgattcttcttttaaaactgaCCCTTATTGGAATAAGAGGTAATGCCTATTCttggtttctatcatatttatctggttGAGTCATCTCGGTTGATCCACACTTTTCTGACCTTTCTGGAATAGAGTGTAGAGTTCCATAAAGATATGTCATTGGGCCTAcactctttttaatctacgtcaatgaccttatcaaagcggttaaaaatttaaatcctACCATTCGCTTTCTtctttgtcaaccagtatccgTCACCAATTGTGACAGGAGTTCGTCCTTACCGGATgcacttattgcttttgctgatgacggtactcttggcacaactggtagaactgagCCTGATCTTTGTTCAAAGATGGttgccctttttgaaagagttatccagtaatttgatgtaaattatcttgccttaaatgttgGAGAGTcatattttctcattttcttcagagtctcaaaggcttgccctgacTTAAATGATATACACATATAAAGAGGTTCTCTAAGTAAAACTAAGGATAgttacgttcgattcctaggTATCTTGTATGACGAAAATCTTTCCTTCAACCATCATGCTtacctgattaaaatgaaagtctccaggagtctcggagtccttagaaagctcaaacacatatttccagggtcgattcttagaATCTTTTTCTGCAtcctagttcagtcttatgtttcatattgttctgttatttggatgtcaacttttccctcgtctctgatgtcactttcaaaaattaatgataTAGCAAGGACCCTTATTTAGGAAACTAACCGATCTTCACTTAAACCCCTGCTTGGTTTGAAATCTCTCTGCACGGCCATCTCCCTGCTgccctatgtaataatatatctttgttttctgatcaatcgacttatcatctccgcacttCCAACACTTTACAGATTCTTCACACTCcatcagtgaggtctgacttcaaccctcaGACAGCTTCCAACAAGATCTAGAACACGCTCTCAGAGTTTGcacgaagctgccactcgtttaTGTTGGAGAAAttctagctagtaaatatttttttccggtttcccttggagttgatgtctttTGGattgaattagatttttaattgCGGTGAAATGATGTGCTACCCCCTAACTAGCTTGTTATTTTCGGGAAATATTAAGGTGGCCTTATGGGGAGATCGTCTTGAAGTAGCTTTTTGCTTATGAAATTTATTGtgaaataaagaactcagaacgaTGCATACGAAAAAACTATTGGCTATCTCTTCTCTTTGGAATTTATTTCACAAGCGGGAAAATGAGTCAAAAATGCCTCAGTATCTgaatttttttagtctttaagTGTTTATCTGAAGTCACACTTATACAATTAAGGATATAATTCTCAAATTCTCTTGAAGAAGTTTTGGGATTTCAGCTTTTATTTCCTATATTCCAAGTTTGATTTGACATCCAACCGCCTAAATTCAGTTTGGTTTTGACACTACTTCGCAGGTATCTACTTCAAGCACAAGCTATTACTGATTATAAGCTTTTGAGTGATCTAATGCTGTTCTAATCCCTAACTGGCTCATACACATCGCCTATGTTTCCTAATTTTATCAAGGAGCAATAATACTTGtcttgattttactttttgtttattgaaaaattagcttcgtagaaatttttttcagttgcacgcaaaaatataaattaatgtgTCTCGACTAGAATTTAATGATAACCACCATATCCGCCTCCAACAGGGTGGTCTGAATACCATCCAAAAGCTCCATAGCCACCAGTATAGGCACCATAGTCTACATAATCGTTACCGCCATAGCCACTTGCTGCATAAGAAGAGTCTCCTGCGGAACGAGGACGGATAGGAACATCAGCATCGTCAGGGA includes the following:
- the LOC136038809 gene encoding uncharacterized protein LOC136038809; this encodes MACLKLVALCLLGAVALSSARPRFVAIPIEDLQYLSFNGVPLQPYPQVNHRVRRAAFPDDADVPIRPRSAGDSSYAASGYGGNDYVDYGAYTGGYGAFGWYSDHPVGGGYGGYH